A region of Hemicordylus capensis ecotype Gifberg chromosome 17, rHemCap1.1.pri, whole genome shotgun sequence DNA encodes the following proteins:
- the AJM1 gene encoding apical junction component 1 homolog, with product MTRTDPPDILVSTVYQDIQVVPSRSAFCQPARKCDSSMSSALENRPPQHFNKRHCRSFDFLESLDEPPPVPPAMERPSRRPPTPEPSSAPVSRKASIRAAAPEAHGGRSYTRGREVPKEPAPRAEPKRRARSKSAPRVKSTFTPVAIPMASCSPPAPARRGREVQRAGREPERPELSPRREGGYASMKALVNEVHPIKLQPQRSSSSRISPLCVTGANCYEEAPAMQPPPPSIHVRRRMDIKPDEATVMHAARSAKAPHAPSEAPLPWPRQPGATHSLTVPSSRQVSMSRTPTPSDTYSGEHRVLAPYPTELYDGAPALPESGCIPFSPYVPTKFFYTEEPVGYPMKSSGYEGYPPPYGGHVLPPQPFYAEEPPPSSFHPVPGRTFFVEENRTYPIQEAPARTYYGDNSRFYTPRIPSVKAVYPEDPRAYPALRSNPRVFYAEDYGKYHEREAMSRTYPHPRTAPPVQFNDWYCPDRGALPYQTWQMSRFPSHQPAPRAMLSSWHASYSVSPPRLGTDTRHYSKSWDNILTSHMRREDPLLRGRSYENLLSRDPHRALSPDDRRQPVVVNLSSSPKRYAALSLSENSLIEKMHADSGRHGWFVTPEITITDNDIRANGFCKNERRSASWDVLDSGDTRDQGCVPARPYIPDPSTKESAARQRSLEQLDELITDLVIDYKPPSVCPSSEVSNLADQLRRLISEGMALPAKKADVWKSLEPRPTKEQPGPSAFHADLRKDQGRRPAEVAVSTSTFEKPLDDCSPDLSADEDDVMMCSNAKCRRTETMFNACLYFKSCHSCYTYYCSRNCRREDWDTHKENCIYGRIGSTCRHVLQFCRESGEVHKAFSRIAKVGFLSRGRGVLFLGFPNSGSADNFLQFGLESLLMSPTYLSLRELEGYSDNLGDYARELREAGQLYDPDECFLLNVTVAVGQKVPERPSPKVQVPTVRKYAKVALASSSPEKKILKKDPDMETLILTPPPGTADIDKEGEEGRKAREVCFINIQRELRIRGIFLRHEFPKIYEQLCEFVESNKRFTPTTIYPIDKRTGKQFMCMIMAASEPRTLDWVASPNLLDDIM from the coding sequence atgaccCGAACGGATCCTCCTGATATCCTGGTGTCTACGGTGTATCAGGACATCCAAGTGGTCCCCTCCCGCTCCGCTTTCTGCCAGCCCGCGAGGAAATGTGACAGCTCCATGTCTTCAGCCCTGGAGAACCGTCCCCCCCAGCACTTCAACAAGCGGCACTGCCGCAGCTTTGACTTCCTGGAGTCCCTCGACGAGCCGCCCCCTGTCCCTCCCGCCATGGAGCGGCCCTCCCGGCGGCCACCGACCCCAGAACCATCCTCGGCTCCCGTGAGCAGAAAGGCGTCCATCAGGGCAGCCGCACCGGAGGCCCACGGGGGCAGGTCCTACACCCGCGGGAGAGAGGTCCCGAAGGAGCCGGCCCCTCGTGCAGAGCCCAAGAGGCGGGCGAGGTCCAAGAGCGCCCCTCGGGTCAAATCCACCTTCACCCCGGTGGCCATCCCCATGGCCTCTTGCTCGCCCCCCGCGCCAGCCAGAAGGGGGCGGGAAGTCCAGCGGGCGGGCCGTGAGCCTGAGCGGCCCGAGCTGTCCCCGCGCCGGGAGGGCGGCTACGCCTCCATGAAGGCCCTGGTGAACGAGGTGCACCCCATCAAGCTGCAGCctcagcgcagcagcagcagccggatCTCGCCCCTCTGCGTCACCGGTGCCAACTGCTACGAGGAGGCCCCAGCCATGCAGCCCCCTCCGCCCAGCATCCACGTCCGGCGCCGGATGGACATCAAGCCAGACGAGGCCACAGTGATGCATGCCGCCCGGAGCGCCAAGGCCCCCCATGCCCCCAGTGAGGCCCCACTGCCCTGGCCTAGGCAGCCTGGTGCCACCCACAGCTTGACAGTGCCCAGCAGCCGGCAAGTGTCCATGTCCCGGACCCCCACGCCCAGTGACACCTACAGTGGGGAACACCGAGTCCTTGCACCATACCCCACTGAACTCTACGATGGCGCTCCGGCCTTGCCGGAAAGCGgctgcatccctttctctccctatgTGCCAACCAAATTTTTCTACACCGAAGAGCCAGTTGGCTACCCGATGAAAAGCTCCGGGTACGAGGGGTATCCTCCTCCTTATGGAGGGCACGTCCTTCCTCCCCAGCCCTTCTATGCTGAAGAGCCTCCCCCCAGCAGCTTCCACCCAGTCCCAGGCAGAACGTTTTTTGTGGAGGAGAACCGGACTTATCCCATCCAAGAGGCTCCTGCCAGGACTTACTATGGGGACAACTCTCGCTTTTACACCCCCAGGATACCTTCTGTGAAAGCCGTTTACCCGGAAGACCCGCGGGCATACCCTGCCTTGAGGTCCAACCCCCGAGTCTTCTatgctgaggattatgggaagtATCATGAGCGGGAAGCCATGTCTCGGACCTACCCACATCCCCGCACTGCTCCTCCGGTGCAGTTTAACGACTGGTATTGTCCCGACAGGGGGGCACTGCCCTACCAAACATGGCAGATGTCCCGCTTCCCCTCTCACCAGCCAGCCCCCCGAGCCATGCTCTCTTCCTGGCACGCCAGCTACAGCGTCAGCCCACCCCGTCTTGGCACAGACACACGGCATTACTCCAAATCCTGGGACAATATCCTGACCTCCCACATGCGTCGGGAAGACCCTCTTCTGCGTGGGCGCAGCTATGAGAACCTGCTGTCCCGAGATCCACACCGTGCCTTATCCCCCGATGACCGGCGCCAGCCAGTGGTGGTCAACCTCTCCAGCTCACCCAAGCGCTACGCTGCCCTTTCGCTCTCGGAGAACTCCCTCATCGAGAAGATGCATGCCGATAGCGGGCGCCACGGCTGGTTCGTTACCCCGGAAATCACCATCACGGACAACGATATCCGAgccaatggcttctgcaagaacGAGAGGCGCTCGGCCAGCTGGGACGTCTTGGATTCAGGTGACACCCGGGACCAGGGCTGTGTACCAGCCCGGCCCTACATCCCGGATCCCAGCACCAAAGAGAGTGCTGCCCGCCAGCGCAGCCTGGAGCAGTTGGACGAGCTCATCACGGACCTGGTCATTGACTACAAGCCTCCCTCGGTGTGTCCTTCCAGCGAGGTCAGCAACTTGGCAGACCAGCTCCGGCGCTTGATCAGCGAAGGCATGGCCCTGCCTGCCAAAAAGGCAGATGTCTGGAAATCGCTGGAGCCTCGTCCCACCAAGGAGCAGCCTGGGCCCAGCGCCTTCCACGCCGACCTTCGGAAGGATCAAGGCAGGCGCCCGGCCGAGGTGGCTGTCTCCACCAgcacctttgagaagccgctggaCGACTGCTCGCCGGACCTCAGTGCCGACGAGGACGATGTCATGATGTGCTCCAATGCCAAGTGTCGGCGGACGGAGACCATGTTCAATGCCTGCCTCTACTTCAAGTCTTGCCACAGCTGCTATACCTACTACTGCTCGCGGAACTGCCGGCGGGAGGATTGGGACACCCACAAGGAGAACTGCATCTACGGCCGTATCGGCAGCACCTGCCGTCATGTGCTGCAGTTCTGCCGAGAGAGTGGGGAGGTGCACAAGGCCTTCTCGCGCATCGCCAAAGTGGGCTTCCTGTCCCGGGGACGGGGGGTGCTTTTCCTGGGCTTTCCGAATTCCGGCTCGGCGGACAACTTCCTGCAGTTTGGCCTGGAGAGCTTGCTGATGTCGCCCACGTATCTATCGCTGCGGGAGCTGGAGGGCTACTCGGACAACCTCGGGGACTACGCCCGGGAGCTGCGGGAGGCCGGCCAGCTTTACGACCCGGACGAATGTTTCCTCCTGAATGTAACGGTGGCGGTTGGGCAAAAAGTGCCCGAGAGGCCGTCCCCCAAAGTGCAGGTGCCGACAGTCAGGAAGTACGCCAAGGTGGCCTTAGCATCCTCCAGCCCTGAGAAGAAGATCTTGAAGAAAGATCCGGACATGGAGACGCTGATCCTGACGCCCCCTCCGGGCACAGCCGACATTGACAAGGAGGGCGAGGAAGGGCGCAAGGCCCGCGAGGTCTGCTTTATCAACATCCAGCGGGAGCTCCGCATCCGGGGCATCTTCCTGAGGCACGAGTTCCCCAAGATCTACGAGCAGCTCTGCGAGTTTGTGGAGAGCAACAAACGCTTCACCCCCACCACCATCTACCCCATTGACAAGAGGACTGGCAAGCAGTTCATGTGTATGATCATGGCGGCCTCTGAGCCACGCACCCTCGATTGGGTGGCGAGCCCCAACCTCCTGGATGACATCATGTGA
- the PHPT1 gene encoding 14 kDa phosphohistidine phosphatase — MAAAAGGLGRVPDVDIDPDGVFKYVLIHVTPQGSGKGKDVVRGYAWAEYHADIYDKTAEELEKQGFHCECLGGGRISHQSRAKKIHVYGYSVGFGRAKHSVSTEKLKAKYPDYEVTWADDGY; from the exons atggcggcagcggcgggcggcctGGGCCGAGTCCCGGACGTGGACATCGATCCCGACGGCGTCTTCAAATACGTGTTGATCCACGTCACGCCCCAGGGCTCGGGGAAGGGCAAGGACGTCGTGCGTGGATACGCCTGGGCCGAGTACCACG CTGATATTTATGACaagacagcagaggagctggagAAGCAGGGCTTCCACTGTGAGTGCCTGGGTGGAGGCAGGATCTCCCACCAAAGCAGAGCAAAGAAGATCCACGTTTATGGCTACTCCGTG GGTTTTGGCCGAGCGAAACACTCCGTGTCCACAGAGAAGTTGAAAGCCAAATACCCCGACTACGAGGTCACCTGGGCAGACGACGGATACTGA